The following proteins come from a genomic window of Oceanibaculum indicum P24:
- a CDS encoding TonB-dependent siderophore receptor, with the protein MRGEISNPKAGKAMPGRHRKLAQALLAGTMLSTLAIAGAASATQPASAQQVAQAEAVHDFAIAPQPLAGALDRFAERTGLSFAYRSDAVAGLSSPGVSGSFTATEGLRRLLAGTGTAFQFTGASTVTITRPQAQGAVTLDTVAVEGRRAPETATGPVEGYVATRSATGTKTDTPLIETPQAINVVTRDQMEAQGSTTVTESLRYTPGVIAQYGNNDVRHDWLTVRGFTPGRYLDGLRLPFGARGYSQPRIEPFGLERVEVLKGPASLLYGQGNPGGIVNMVKKRPTEEEVREIELQTGSFDRMQAGIDLGGKANEEGTLLYRMVALGRKSDTQFNYVEEEKTYVAPSLTWLAGEDTKITFFGEYQEIDAPGGGGAPALPAVGTLYPGSQGTLPRETFVGEPGYDHFNNKQWFVGYELDHRIDDTWSLRQNLRYGDVDTDSQRVQAYCATTPCDPSMLGRYAWAFPESARMLTVDNQAVADFRTGSVAHKALVGFDYSYEDSTFEESQLTFLTTPFDAYNPTYGVPVSRPGTGMRIDQERRQIGLYLQDQMKIDRLTLVLGGRYDMADTDTRTQTATSDASVAQDDRAFTGRVGAVYNFDNGLAPYASYSTSFQPASGTDSSGSAFDPTEGEQFEVGVKYQPTGGRSFVTLSVYQLTQQNVLTPDPANTRFNTQTGEVRMRGLELEGKAQLTSGLSLIASYAYTDSEITKANANASGVSTEGNRLAFVPEHQAAAWLDYEVSSGPLDGLGFGAGARYIGQTYGDNANNYDVPGYTLVDAGIRYDLGKLGASLEGVTVALDASNLFDKDYVATCLSATGCYMGVGRTVYATLKYSW; encoded by the coding sequence ATGCGGGGCGAGATTTCTAATCCGAAGGCCGGCAAGGCTATGCCGGGACGACACCGGAAGCTGGCGCAGGCACTATTGGCTGGCACGATGCTGAGCACGCTGGCCATCGCCGGTGCTGCCAGCGCCACCCAGCCGGCCAGTGCCCAGCAAGTCGCCCAGGCGGAAGCCGTGCATGACTTCGCCATCGCGCCGCAGCCGCTGGCCGGGGCGCTGGACCGCTTCGCCGAGCGGACCGGCCTGTCCTTCGCCTATCGCTCCGATGCCGTCGCCGGCCTCTCCTCCCCCGGCGTGAGCGGCAGCTTCACCGCGACCGAAGGGCTGCGCCGCCTGCTGGCCGGCACCGGCACTGCCTTCCAGTTCACCGGCGCCAGCACGGTGACGATCACCCGGCCGCAGGCGCAAGGCGCGGTGACGCTGGATACCGTCGCTGTCGAAGGCCGCCGTGCACCGGAGACCGCCACAGGCCCGGTCGAGGGCTATGTCGCGACGCGTAGCGCCACCGGCACCAAGACCGACACGCCGCTGATCGAGACGCCGCAGGCGATCAATGTCGTCACCCGCGACCAGATGGAGGCGCAGGGCTCCACCACCGTGACCGAAAGCCTGCGCTACACGCCGGGCGTCATCGCGCAGTACGGCAACAACGATGTCCGGCACGACTGGCTGACGGTGCGCGGCTTCACGCCAGGGCGCTATCTGGACGGGCTGCGCCTGCCGTTCGGCGCGCGCGGCTATTCCCAGCCCCGGATCGAGCCCTTCGGGCTGGAGCGTGTCGAGGTGCTGAAGGGCCCGGCCTCGCTGCTCTACGGGCAGGGCAATCCCGGCGGCATCGTGAACATGGTGAAGAAGCGCCCGACCGAGGAGGAGGTCCGCGAAATCGAGCTGCAGACCGGTAGCTTCGACCGCATGCAGGCCGGCATCGATCTCGGCGGCAAGGCCAATGAGGAGGGCACGCTGCTCTACCGCATGGTGGCGCTGGGCCGGAAATCGGACACCCAGTTCAACTATGTCGAGGAGGAGAAGACCTATGTCGCCCCCTCGCTGACCTGGCTGGCCGGCGAGGACACGAAGATCACCTTCTTCGGCGAATATCAGGAGATCGACGCCCCGGGCGGCGGCGGCGCGCCGGCCCTGCCGGCGGTCGGCACGCTGTATCCCGGCAGCCAGGGCACGCTGCCGCGCGAGACCTTCGTGGGCGAGCCGGGCTATGACCATTTCAACAACAAGCAGTGGTTCGTCGGCTACGAGCTGGATCACCGCATCGACGACACCTGGTCGCTGCGCCAGAATCTGCGCTATGGCGATGTCGATACCGACAGCCAGCGCGTGCAGGCCTATTGCGCAACCACGCCCTGCGATCCCTCCATGCTCGGCCGCTATGCCTGGGCCTTTCCGGAAAGTGCGCGGATGCTGACCGTGGACAATCAGGCGGTGGCCGATTTCCGCACCGGCAGCGTGGCCCACAAGGCGCTGGTCGGCTTCGATTATTCCTATGAGGACAGCACCTTCGAGGAATCGCAGCTGACCTTCCTGACCACCCCGTTCGATGCCTATAACCCGACCTACGGGGTACCGGTCAGCCGGCCTGGCACCGGCATGCGGATCGACCAGGAACGCCGGCAGATCGGCCTTTACCTACAGGACCAGATGAAGATCGACCGGCTGACCCTGGTGCTCGGCGGGCGCTATGACATGGCCGATACGGATACCCGCACCCAGACCGCGACATCCGATGCCAGCGTGGCACAGGATGACCGGGCCTTCACCGGCCGCGTCGGCGCGGTTTACAATTTCGACAATGGGCTGGCCCCCTATGCCAGCTATTCGACCTCCTTCCAGCCGGCCAGCGGCACCGACAGCAGCGGCAGCGCCTTCGACCCGACCGAGGGCGAGCAGTTCGAGGTCGGCGTGAAGTACCAGCCCACGGGCGGGCGCAGCTTCGTCACCCTGTCGGTCTATCAGCTGACGCAGCAAAATGTGCTGACCCCCGATCCCGCCAACACGCGCTTCAACACCCAGACCGGCGAAGTGCGGATGCGCGGGCTGGAGCTGGAGGGCAAGGCGCAGCTGACCAGCGGCCTGTCGCTGATCGCCTCCTACGCCTATACCGACAGCGAGATCACCAAGGCCAACGCCAACGCGTCAGGCGTCAGCACCGAGGGCAATCGCCTTGCCTTCGTGCCGGAGCATCAGGCCGCCGCCTGGCTGGACTATGAAGTATCGTCCGGCCCGCTGGATGGTCTCGGCTTCGGGGCCGGCGCACGCTATATCGGCCAGACCTACGGGGACAATGCGAATAATTACGACGTTCCGGGCTACACGCTGGTCGATGCCGGCATCCGCTACGACCTCGGCAAGCTGGGCGCGTCGCTGGAGGGCGTAACGGTGGCGCTGGATGCCAGCAACCTGTTCGACAAGGACTATGTCGCAACCTGCCTGTCCGCCACCGGCTGCTATATGGGCGTGGGCCGGACGGTCTATGCGACGCTGAAATACAGCTGGTAA
- the nthB gene encoding nitrile hydratase subunit beta, with amino-acid sequence MDGVHDLGGKQGFGPVRYAEGRAVFKAPWEPRANALYGLGVRLGIMNMDEYRHAIERMDPRHYLSACYYERSLTGFATLCVEKGVVTREELEKLAGGAFPLALPSAEGRPNAEPRQTFAVGDRVRVKNEFVSGHVRMPGYIRGKCGVVVGITPAYPFPDAAAHNLQSQDEPTYDVAFDSQELWPQAADPATVHVGVFESYLDPAE; translated from the coding sequence ATGGACGGCGTGCATGATCTGGGCGGGAAGCAGGGCTTCGGCCCGGTGCGCTATGCGGAAGGTCGGGCGGTGTTCAAGGCGCCGTGGGAGCCGCGGGCGAACGCCCTCTACGGGCTGGGGGTGCGCCTCGGTATCATGAACATGGACGAATACCGCCATGCCATCGAACGGATGGACCCGCGCCATTACCTGTCGGCCTGTTACTACGAACGGTCGCTGACCGGCTTTGCCACGCTTTGCGTCGAGAAGGGTGTCGTCACGCGGGAAGAGCTGGAGAAGCTGGCGGGCGGGGCCTTCCCGCTGGCCCTGCCCAGCGCCGAGGGGCGGCCGAACGCAGAGCCGCGCCAGACCTTCGCTGTCGGTGACAGGGTCCGGGTGAAGAACGAGTTCGTGTCGGGCCATGTCCGCATGCCGGGCTATATTCGCGGCAAGTGCGGTGTCGTCGTCGGCATTACGCCGGCCTATCCGTTTCCGGATGCCGCCGCGCACAATCTCCAGTCCCAGGATGAGCCGACCTACGATGTCGCGTTCGACTCGCAGGAGCTGTGGCCGCAGGCCGCCGATCCCGCGACCGTGCATGTCGGCGTCTTCGAGAGCTACCTGGATCCGGCGGAATAA
- a CDS encoding nitrile hydratase subunit alpha encodes MASTDQRAAPVERRVAALEQAFVERNLVRTEDVDAVVHNAEENWVPENGAKVVARAWTDADFKRRLLENGKAAVTELGLAMPPHHKHLVVLENTPTLQNVICCTLCSCTAFTIIGLPPGWYKDFEYRSRLVRQSRTVLREMGLDLPYEIDIKVWDTTTDTRYMVLPVQPEETIGWPEDKLREIVTKDSMIGVSRLEALYR; translated from the coding sequence ATGGCTTCCACCGATCAGAGAGCAGCGCCGGTCGAACGGCGCGTCGCGGCACTGGAGCAGGCTTTCGTCGAACGCAATCTCGTCCGTACCGAGGATGTGGACGCCGTCGTCCACAATGCCGAGGAGAACTGGGTGCCGGAGAACGGCGCAAAGGTGGTCGCCCGGGCTTGGACCGATGCCGATTTCAAGCGCCGGCTGCTTGAGAACGGCAAGGCCGCTGTTACGGAACTTGGCCTCGCCATGCCGCCCCACCACAAGCATCTGGTCGTGCTGGAGAACACCCCGACGCTGCAGAATGTGATCTGCTGCACGCTGTGTTCCTGTACCGCCTTCACCATCATCGGGCTGCCGCCGGGCTGGTACAAGGATTTCGAGTACCGCTCCCGCCTGGTGCGCCAGTCGCGCACCGTTCTGCGTGAGATGGGGCTGGACCTCCCCTATGAGATCGACATCAAGGTCTGGGATACGACCACGGATACCCGCTACATGGTCCTGCCGGTACAGCCGGAGGAGACCATCGGCTGGCCGGAAGACAAGCTGCGCGAGATCGTGACCAAGGATTCCATGATCGGCGTGTCGCGTCTTGAGGCCCTTTACCGCTGA
- a CDS encoding phosphodiesterase — MLIAQITDTHITRERKPAYNRVDTAAFLERAVAHVNAMEPRPDIVVMTGDLVDEGSAGEYAILRDILAPLSMPVYLMPGNHDERGTLRAGFPDHAYLAQGGDWIQYAIEEHPLRLLALDTVTPGRSHGELCAGRLGWLADRLAEQPERPTLVMLHHPPFPTGIAHMDRIGLLQGAEALGKVLSQHGQVQRVLCGHLHRPIQAVWHGTPVSVAPSPAHQVAMDLRPGGPSAFVMEPPAIHLHSWTPAGLVTHQSYIGDFDGPYLFRDGSPAA; from the coding sequence ATGCTGATCGCCCAGATCACCGACACCCATATCACCCGTGAGCGCAAGCCGGCCTATAACCGGGTCGATACCGCCGCCTTTCTGGAACGCGCGGTGGCGCATGTGAACGCGATGGAGCCGCGCCCGGACATCGTCGTCATGACCGGCGATCTGGTGGATGAAGGCAGTGCCGGGGAATATGCCATCCTGCGCGACATCCTGGCGCCGTTGTCGATGCCAGTCTATCTGATGCCGGGCAATCATGACGAGCGCGGCACGCTGCGCGCCGGCTTCCCGGATCATGCCTATCTTGCGCAGGGCGGGGATTGGATTCAGTACGCCATCGAGGAACATCCGCTGCGCCTGCTGGCGCTGGACACGGTGACGCCGGGCCGCAGCCATGGCGAGCTGTGCGCGGGCCGGCTGGGCTGGCTTGCCGACCGGCTGGCCGAGCAGCCCGAGCGCCCGACGCTGGTCATGCTGCATCACCCGCCTTTCCCGACCGGCATCGCGCATATGGACAGGATCGGCCTGCTGCAGGGCGCGGAGGCGCTGGGCAAGGTTCTCAGCCAGCACGGCCAGGTCCAGCGCGTGCTGTGCGGCCATCTGCACCGGCCGATCCAGGCGGTGTGGCACGGCACGCCGGTCAGCGTTGCGCCCAGCCCGGCGCATCAGGTGGCGATGGATTTGCGGCCCGGCGGCCCGTCCGCCTTCGTCATGGAGCCGCCGGCCATCCACCTGCACAGCTGGACGCCGGCCGGCCTCGTCACCCATCAGAGCTATATCGGTGACTTCGACGGTCCCTACCTGTTCAGGGACGGTTCACCGGCAGCCTGA
- a CDS encoding ABC transporter ATP-binding protein yields MTMTGTRIRLAGCAKTFPDGTRALEPLDLEVNAGETLVFLGPSGCGKTTTLRLIAGLEMPDAGGRILFGDEDVTALPIEKRNVGMVFQSYALFPNMSVAGNIAYGLKIRRVPDSDRRRRVAEMLEMMRITELADRPIDQLSGGQRQRVALARALAVEPRVLLLDEPLTALDAKLREDLRLEIDRLLRRLGITAIYVTHDQAEAMALGDRIVVMSKGRVAQIGRPRDIYLKPADRFVADFIGSMNRLSGTARNGVLELPGGNLPWAGPDGPVEAALRPESLRLAEEGMAALTGTVISAFFLGDRQRLIVGGAAPEPLIADVPNRIEIASGDAVRLTFDADALIPLSD; encoded by the coding sequence ATGACAATGACCGGAACCCGTATCCGCCTGGCCGGCTGCGCCAAGACCTTTCCCGATGGCACCCGCGCGCTGGAGCCGCTGGACCTGGAGGTCAATGCCGGCGAGACGCTGGTATTCCTCGGCCCCTCGGGCTGCGGCAAGACCACGACCCTGCGGCTGATCGCCGGGCTGGAAATGCCGGATGCCGGCGGACGTATCCTGTTCGGCGATGAGGATGTGACGGCGCTGCCCATCGAGAAGCGCAATGTCGGCATGGTGTTCCAGTCCTATGCGCTATTCCCGAATATGAGCGTCGCAGGCAATATCGCCTATGGGCTGAAGATCAGGCGCGTGCCGGACTCCGACCGTCGCCGCCGTGTTGCCGAGATGCTGGAGATGATGCGCATCACGGAGCTGGCCGACCGGCCCATCGACCAGCTGTCCGGTGGCCAGCGGCAGCGCGTCGCGCTGGCCCGGGCGCTGGCCGTGGAGCCGCGCGTGTTGCTGCTGGACGAGCCGCTGACGGCGCTGGACGCCAAGCTGCGCGAGGATCTGCGGCTGGAGATCGACCGGCTGCTGCGGCGCCTCGGCATCACCGCGATCTATGTGACGCACGATCAGGCGGAGGCGATGGCGCTGGGCGACCGCATCGTCGTCATGAGCAAGGGACGGGTGGCGCAGATCGGCCGTCCGCGCGATATCTATCTGAAACCCGCCGACCGCTTCGTCGCCGATTTCATCGGCTCCATGAACCGGCTGTCCGGCACGGCGCGCAACGGCGTGCTGGAACTGCCCGGCGGCAACCTGCCCTGGGCCGGCCCGGACGGGCCGGTCGAAGCGGCGCTGCGTCCGGAATCGCTGCGGCTTGCGGAAGAGGGCATGGCTGCCCTGACCGGTACGGTGATCTCCGCCTTCTTCCTTGGCGACCGCCAGCGGCTTATTGTCGGGGGCGCAGCGCCGGAACCGCTGATTGCCGATGTACCCAACCGCATCGAGATCGCGTCCGGCGATGCTGTACGCCTGACCTTCGATGCCGACGCCCTGATCCCGCTTTCCGATTAA
- a CDS encoding ABC transporter permease: MNRPFLFTVQLALTLLVAAFLVVPVLMSMLAGVTANFFQGISSGLTLRWVWQVLDLYADTLALSLGLALACLVCTLILGVPAAYALARRPSRLTRLIEELLVVPVAVPGLATALALLIAYGGFREFRTSAAFILVGHVLFTLPFMIRAVLAVLSSIDLKTLEEGARSLGASFPQRFFGVILPNCRSGILAGSLMVVTLSIGEFNLTWMLHTPLTKTLPVGLADSYASMRLEIGSAYTLIFFVMILPLLLAMQALSRPRRRKET; encoded by the coding sequence ATGAACCGCCCCTTCCTGTTCACGGTGCAACTGGCGCTGACTCTGCTGGTCGCGGCCTTCCTGGTGGTGCCGGTGCTGATGTCGATGCTGGCCGGCGTCACGGCGAATTTCTTTCAGGGCATCAGCAGCGGCCTGACGCTGCGCTGGGTGTGGCAGGTGCTGGACCTCTATGCCGACACGCTGGCCCTGTCGCTGGGGCTGGCGCTGGCCTGCCTCGTCTGCACCCTTATCCTCGGCGTGCCGGCGGCCTATGCGCTGGCGCGCCGCCCGTCGCGGCTGACCCGGCTGATCGAGGAACTGCTGGTGGTGCCAGTCGCCGTGCCGGGCCTCGCCACCGCGCTGGCGCTGCTGATCGCCTATGGCGGCTTCCGCGAATTCCGCACCAGCGCTGCCTTCATCCTGGTCGGGCATGTGCTGTTCACCCTGCCGTTCATGATCCGCGCCGTGCTGGCGGTGCTGTCCTCCATCGATCTGAAGACGCTGGAGGAGGGGGCGCGCAGCCTGGGCGCCAGTTTCCCGCAGCGTTTCTTCGGCGTGATCCTGCCGAACTGCCGGTCGGGCATCCTCGCCGGCTCGCTGATGGTGGTCACGCTGTCCATCGGTGAATTCAACCTGACCTGGATGCTGCACACGCCGCTGACCAAGACCCTGCCGGTCGGGCTGGCCGACAGCTACGCCTCAATGCGGCTGGAGATCGGCAGCGCCTATACGCTGATCTTCTTCGTGATGATCCTGCCGCTGCTGCTGGCGATGCAGGCCCTGTCGCGCCCGCGCCGGCGCAAGGAAACCTAA
- a CDS encoding ABC transporter permease produces the protein MSDKRDNFLLAMLLAPALLVFCAFFLLPIGRLALAAGTGPDGLSAYAAILTNPRYRESLIATVLLSAGVTLATLVLCAVCGLFLERNRFPGRAVLIGIMTLPLSFPGVVVGFLVIMLAGRQGLIGDLTQALSGSKLVFAYSMAGLFLGYLYFSIPRVILTVMASAGKLDRRLEEAARSLGASTFAVTRDVILPGLLPALLSSGAICFATSMGAFGTAFTLATNIDVLPMVIYTEFTLHANIAMAAALSLILGLITWAVLALARTAAGSSVAAAG, from the coding sequence ATGTCAGACAAACGCGACAATTTCCTGCTGGCGATGCTGCTGGCCCCGGCGCTGCTGGTGTTCTGCGCCTTCTTCCTGCTGCCCATCGGCCGGCTGGCGCTGGCGGCGGGAACCGGGCCGGACGGCCTGTCGGCCTATGCCGCGATCCTGACCAACCCGCGCTATCGCGAAAGCCTGATCGCCACCGTGCTGCTGTCTGCCGGGGTGACGCTGGCGACGCTGGTTCTGTGCGCGGTGTGCGGCCTGTTCCTGGAACGCAACCGCTTCCCCGGCCGTGCCGTACTGATCGGCATCATGACGCTGCCGCTGTCCTTTCCCGGCGTGGTGGTCGGTTTCCTGGTCATCATGCTGGCCGGACGGCAGGGGCTGATCGGCGACCTGACCCAGGCGCTGAGCGGCTCTAAGCTGGTCTTCGCCTATTCGATGGCGGGGCTGTTCCTGGGTTATCTCTATTTCTCCATCCCGCGCGTCATCCTGACCGTCATGGCCTCCGCCGGGAAGCTGGACCGAAGGCTGGAGGAGGCGGCGCGCTCGCTGGGCGCCTCCACCTTCGCCGTTACCCGCGACGTCATCCTGCCCGGCCTGCTGCCGGCGCTTCTGTCGTCGGGCGCGATCTGCTTCGCGACCTCGATGGGCGCGTTCGGCACCGCCTTCACCCTGGCGACCAACATTGATGTGCTGCCGATGGTGATCTATACGGAGTTCACGCTGCACGCGAACATCGCCATGGCGGCGGCGCTGAGCCTGATTCTCGGCCTCATCACCTGGGCGGTGCTGGCGCTGGCCCGGACGGCGGCCGGCAGTTCCGTTGCGGCGGCGGGGTGA
- a CDS encoding ABC transporter substrate-binding protein, producing MSARHILAAAALAVTAIAGAAAWQPAAAEGNAICYNCPPEWADWASQLKAIKENTGIAVPHDNKNSGQTLSQLLAEKANPVADVAYYGVSFGIQAAKEGVVQPYKPAGFDEIPEGLKDPAGNWFTIHSGTLGLMVNVDALGGKPVPTSWKDLLKPDYKGMVGYLDPSSAFVGYAGAVAINGAMGGSLEDFTPGIAFFKELMKNDPIVPKQTSYARVLSGEIPILIDYDFNAYRAKYKDKANVAFVIPAEGSVVVPYVMSLVKGAPNEANGKKVLDFVMSDKGQAIWANAFLRPVRASAMSAEAAAKFLPAADYARAKPVDYAKMAEVQKDFGARYLAEVR from the coding sequence ATGAGTGCCCGCCATATCCTGGCCGCCGCCGCGCTGGCCGTTACCGCCATTGCCGGGGCCGCCGCCTGGCAGCCCGCCGCCGCCGAAGGCAATGCGATCTGCTACAACTGCCCGCCGGAATGGGCGGACTGGGCCTCGCAGCTGAAGGCGATCAAGGAGAACACTGGCATCGCCGTGCCGCACGACAACAAGAATTCCGGCCAGACCCTCTCGCAGTTGCTGGCCGAGAAGGCCAACCCGGTCGCCGACGTCGCCTATTACGGCGTGTCCTTCGGCATCCAGGCGGCCAAGGAAGGCGTCGTGCAGCCCTATAAGCCGGCCGGCTTCGACGAGATTCCCGAAGGTCTGAAGGACCCGGCGGGCAACTGGTTCACCATCCATTCCGGAACGCTGGGCCTGATGGTGAATGTCGATGCGCTGGGCGGCAAGCCGGTGCCCACCTCCTGGAAGGATCTGCTGAAGCCGGACTATAAGGGGATGGTCGGCTATCTCGACCCGTCGAGCGCTTTTGTCGGTTATGCCGGCGCCGTCGCCATCAATGGCGCGATGGGCGGCAGCCTGGAGGATTTCACCCCCGGCATCGCCTTCTTCAAGGAGCTGATGAAGAACGATCCGATCGTGCCGAAGCAGACCTCCTACGCCCGCGTGCTGTCCGGCGAGATTCCGATCCTGATCGATTACGACTTCAACGCCTACCGCGCCAAGTACAAGGACAAGGCCAATGTCGCCTTTGTCATCCCGGCGGAAGGCTCGGTGGTGGTGCCCTATGTCATGAGCCTGGTGAAGGGTGCGCCGAACGAGGCGAACGGCAAGAAGGTGCTGGACTTCGTGATGTCCGACAAGGGCCAGGCGATCTGGGCCAACGCCTTCCTGCGCCCGGTGCGCGCCAGCGCCATGTCGGCGGAAGCGGCGGCGAAGTTCCTGCCGGCGGCCGATTATGCCCGCGCCAAGCCGGTCGATTACGCCAAGATGGCCGAGGTGCAGAAGGATTTCGGCGCCCGCTATCTGGCGGAAGTCCGCTAA
- a CDS encoding LacI family DNA-binding transcriptional regulator, producing the protein MRKTPTIRDVARVAGVSIATVSRVINGTGPVAADRAEAVRAAMVEIGFRPNAIGRQLKTSSSRTIGILVPSLFNPVFADSVQGCQEAAGAAGYATLLAATDYDPARERSAVEALLANRVEGLVLTVADAAENETLEMLDAEGVPYVLVYNQPDAGGRPAVTIDNRRAMADLVRYLIGLGHRRFAMIAGSFTASDRSRLRFEGFADALREAGLPPGLLLEVRFDDTEMAPLLAGLFSGRPAPTALVCTTDLLALAAIRSCRALGLEVPRDVTVTGFDGITLSALTSPSLTSLVQPSHAMGHQAVAQLLGRLGAGANPRQMILPHQIRPGESAAPPSSVRRADVIPLRPTATEGESS; encoded by the coding sequence ATGCGCAAGACGCCCACCATCCGCGATGTTGCCCGTGTGGCCGGCGTATCCATCGCCACGGTGTCGCGGGTCATCAACGGCACCGGGCCGGTGGCTGCCGACCGGGCCGAGGCGGTGCGCGCGGCAATGGTGGAGATCGGCTTCCGCCCGAACGCCATCGGCCGCCAGCTGAAGACCAGCAGCAGCCGCACTATCGGCATCCTGGTGCCCTCGCTGTTCAACCCGGTCTTCGCCGATTCCGTGCAGGGCTGTCAGGAAGCGGCGGGTGCTGCGGGCTATGCCACGCTGCTGGCTGCCACCGATTACGATCCGGCTCGCGAGCGCAGCGCTGTCGAGGCGCTGCTGGCGAACCGCGTCGAGGGGCTGGTGCTCACCGTCGCCGATGCGGCGGAGAATGAGACGCTGGAGATGCTGGATGCCGAGGGCGTGCCCTATGTGCTGGTCTATAACCAGCCGGATGCTGGCGGTCGCCCGGCGGTGACCATCGACAACCGCCGCGCCATGGCCGATCTGGTGCGCTACCTGATCGGCCTCGGCCACCGGCGCTTCGCCATGATCGCCGGCTCCTTCACCGCATCGGACCGGTCGCGGCTGCGCTTCGAGGGCTTTGCCGATGCGCTGCGCGAAGCCGGCCTCCCGCCTGGCCTGCTGCTGGAAGTGCGGTTCGACGATACCGAGATGGCACCGCTGCTGGCCGGGCTGTTCAGCGGCCGTCCCGCTCCCACGGCCCTGGTCTGCACAACCGACCTGCTGGCGCTGGCGGCGATTCGCTCCTGCCGCGCGCTGGGACTTGAGGTGCCGCGCGACGTCACCGTCACTGGTTTCGATGGCATCACGCTCAGCGCGCTGACCAGCCCCAGCCTCACCTCGCTGGTCCAGCCCAGCCATGCGATGGGGCACCAGGCGGTCGCGCAGCTGCTCGGCCGTCTCGGCGCTGGCGCCAATCCGCGCCAGATGATCCTGCCGCACCAGATCCGGCCCGGCGAATCGGCGGCACCGCCGTCGTCTGTCCGCCGGGCGGATGTCATCCCGCTCCGCCCAACCGCCACAGAAGGAGAGAGTTCATGA
- a CDS encoding AAC(3)-I family aminoglycoside N-acetyltransferase has translation MIEIQRLAAGDEALFRKLNIVFAAAFDDQESYAAKPPSDAYLTGLLSKDHVFVLVAADAGEVVGGLVAYELEKFEQERSEIYIYDLAVTEAYRRQGIATALIGKLREIAAGRGTWVIYVQADYGDDPAVALYTKLGTREDVMHFDIPVQKTATA, from the coding sequence ATGATTGAAATTCAGCGACTGGCAGCAGGAGACGAAGCGCTTTTTCGAAAGCTGAACATCGTTTTTGCGGCGGCCTTCGACGACCAGGAGAGCTATGCGGCCAAGCCGCCTTCCGACGCCTATCTGACGGGCCTTCTGTCCAAGGATCATGTGTTCGTGCTGGTCGCCGCAGATGCGGGCGAGGTGGTCGGCGGTCTCGTTGCCTACGAGCTGGAAAAGTTCGAACAGGAACGCAGCGAGATCTACATCTACGATCTGGCGGTCACCGAGGCGTATCGCCGACAGGGGATCGCCACCGCGCTGATCGGGAAATTACGGGAGATTGCGGCTGGGCGCGGGACATGGGTGATCTATGTCCAGGCCGATTATGGCGATGACCCCGCTGTAGCACTCTACACGAAGCTGGGCACGCGCGAGGATGTGATGCATTTCGACATCCCGGTTCAGAAAACTGCCACAGCCTAG
- a CDS encoding hemerythrin domain-containing protein has protein sequence MSTLAAVPEAYLAALPAHLLASPLDFILADHLRQRVLCSLLDRLATRPRFEAGIAREVLAHIETDMAIHVIDEEQDLFPLLRRRAVPGDQLEPVLGQLSTEHAEDSAHAGLIVAGLQAALDSRQDALDAPLRAGLSRFAASQRRHLALENAVVMPLARQRLSSTDLTALGGRMAARRGILLAPEEVGPARQFSRGGGSDAHGDTVFRE, from the coding sequence ATGAGCACGCTGGCGGCGGTGCCGGAGGCCTATCTTGCGGCTCTGCCGGCGCACCTTCTGGCCTCGCCGCTGGATTTCATCCTGGCCGATCATCTGCGCCAGCGGGTGCTGTGCAGCCTGCTCGACCGGCTGGCGACGCGTCCGCGCTTCGAGGCCGGCATCGCCCGCGAGGTGCTGGCGCATATCGAAACCGACATGGCGATCCATGTGATCGACGAGGAGCAGGATCTGTTCCCGCTGCTGCGCCGCCGCGCCGTGCCGGGCGACCAGCTGGAGCCGGTGCTGGGGCAGCTCTCCACCGAGCACGCCGAGGATAGCGCGCATGCCGGCCTTATCGTCGCCGGGTTGCAGGCCGCGCTGGACAGCCGGCAGGACGCGCTGGACGCGCCGCTGCGGGCCGGCTTGAGCCGTTTCGCGGCATCCCAGCGCCGGCATCTGGCGCTGGAAAATGCCGTCGTCATGCCGCTCGCCCGGCAGCGGCTGTCGTCTACTGACCTGACGGCGCTGGGCGGGCGCATGGCGGCACGGCGGGGTATCTTGCTTGCGCCTGAGGAGGTGGGCCCGGCTCGCCAGTTTTCCAGAGGCGGTGGTTCTGATGCCCATGGCGACACGGTGTTCCGTGAATAG